Proteins co-encoded in one Salvia splendens isolate huo1 chromosome 4, SspV2, whole genome shotgun sequence genomic window:
- the LOC121800448 gene encoding NDR1/HIN1-like protein 3, with protein sequence MGETKQPHLNGAYYGPSIPPPSKPSKSYHRPGRGGGGCCCNPFTCCCGCLMNCLCTCICQIVFSILIIVGVIALILWLVFRPNAVKFHVTEASLTEFNINNNTLHYNLALNLTIRNPNKRIGIYYDRIEARAFYQGQRFSTVELQNFYQGKKNTTDLSAEFKGSQLVLLGANEMSKYNDDRSAGRYDIDIKLYLRIRMKFAFVKSTRVKPNIDCDFKFPLSSNSTASEAYEPTRCDFDWR encoded by the coding sequence ATGGGTGAAACCAAACAGCCGCACTTAAACGGGGCATACTACGGCCCCTCCATTCCACCGCCGTCCAAACCGTCGAAGAGCTACCACCGCCCCGGCCGCGGCGGAGGCGGATGCTGCTGTAACCCCTTCACCTGCTGCTGCGGCTGCCTCATGAACTGCCTCTGCACCTGCATCTGCCAGATCGTCTTCTCCATCCTCATCATCGTCGGAGTCATCGCCCTCATTCTGTGGCTCGTTTTCCGCCCCAACGCCGTCAAATTCCACGTCACCGAGGCCTCGCTCACCGAATTCAACATCAACAACAACACGCTCCACTACAATCTCGCGCTGAATCTCACGATCCGCAACCCGAACAAGCGCATCGGCATCTACTACGACCGGATCGAGGCGAGGGCTTTCTACCAGGGCCAGCGATTCTCCACCGTCGAGCTCCAGAACTTCTATCAGGGGAAGAAAAACACCACCGATTTGAGCGCTGAGTTCAAAGGATCGCAACTGGTGCTGCTCGGAGCGAACGAGATGTCGAAATACAACGACGATCGGAGCGCCGGCAGGTACGACATCGACATCAAGCTGTATCTGCGCATCAGGATGAAATTTGCGTTCGTGAAATCCACCAGAGTGAAGCCGAATATCGATTGCGATTTCAAATTTCCGTTGAGTTCGAACAGCACGGCATCGGAGGCTTACGAGCCGACGAGGTGCGATTTCGATTGGCGTTAA
- the LOC121798130 gene encoding transcription factor E2FA-like encodes MAARATPSRDAAATPPAAPPSNAQILHHQPPSIRCHLPFSSMNPPFASPHDYHRFSTPGGRATDHLSEALVIKSPPLKRKNAYQNNEVESSEWTSSTVHRDIANNPLRTPVSAKGGRPNSRSKATKNNRSVPSTPISTVDAPSPLTPAGCRFDSSLSLLTKKFIALIKHAEDGELDLNKAADTLQV; translated from the exons ATGGCCGCTCGCGCTACCCCCAGCCGCGACGCCGCGGCGACGCCTCCCGCCGCGCCGCCCTCGAACGCCCAGATTCTCCACCACCAGCCGCCGTCGATCAGGTGCCATCTCCCGTTCTCCTCCATGAATCCGCCCTTCGCTTCTCCCCACGACTACCACCGCTTCTCAACCCCGGGCGGCCGCGCCACCGATCACCTCTCTGAAGCTCTAGTCATCAAGTCGCCT CCTTTGAAGCGGAAGAATGCGTATCAAAATAATGAAGTTGAGTCCAGTGAGTGGACATCAAGTACAGTGCATAGGGATATAGCTAATAACCCACTCCGTACACCAGTGTCTGCTAAAGGGGGAAGGCCTAATAGCCGGTCAAAGGCCACCAAGAACAATAGATCCGTACCTTCCACTCCTATATCCACTGTTG ATGCTCCTTCCCCTCTCACGCCTGCTGGCTGCCGCTTTGATAGCTCCTTGA GTCTATTGACTAAGAAATTTATCGCTTTGATAAAGCATGCGGAGGATGGTGAACTCGATCTAAACAAGGCAGCTGACACCTTGCAG GTCTAG